Proteins encoded within one genomic window of Triticum aestivum cultivar Chinese Spring chromosome 2D, IWGSC CS RefSeq v2.1, whole genome shotgun sequence:
- the LOC123052247 gene encoding protein EFFECTOR OF TRANSCRIPTION 2, with amino-acid sequence MPAVAAARLKREDCPRTKHDSLFSPWKVLVGPSDWEDHSAGKEGVQRYHTRNLPDNFPGLYELGVARPSYDGVRARRNRSAVVVVVYLGQADNVRARLQQYGRTGSHLDTGNPLAAVGKAEMNALTAGPGLFREVFSRGYSVMFRCALMCSKKAAEKTEAQLLGVFDYAWNKLQNGVCRREEILLKLEQGSHRLSLLGRVRHLKQRVFGEKAGIKINSSGSVEISSGSMKNMLPRVRAFVGFRPHLVNSGGDLNEATDIHRKCTSQANTAGNKQAHRRSEGYKVKKIDVIKRRTAPIREAEAVCGVTLEDGSSCLEDPLEGRKRCELHKGRRVRVAYGRKVSSSSSTCQVAIPTVESIPQQTANPSKPDQAWQTSADQSKNLSTNAKEPSRQRNGFEAKEMKIGEAPAEDEAYGASHAESQFHQDEPVGRKWFELLKAQKSASAPSSRGQGCQTREANDDASAICGVVTDNGYCKLAPVTGRERCEEHRGIEVTGASSAPCSGRLGWPSICGARASDGSPCKNQPIAGRKRCGLHKGQRACCASTPSVK; translated from the exons ATGCCTGCGGTCGCCGCCGCCAGACTGAAGCGGGAGGACTGCCCCCGCACCAAACACGACTCCCTCTTCTCCCCGTGGAAG GTTCTTGTCGGGCCGTCGGACTGGGAGGACCACTCCGCCGGCAAGGAGGGGGTCCAGAGGTATCACACACGCAACCTCCCGGACAACTTCCCTGGCCTCTACGAGCTGGGCGTTGCAAGGCCTTCCTATGATGGTGTCAGGGCTCGCAGGAATCGATCAGCTGTCGTCGTGGTGGTGTACCTCGGGCAGGCCGATAATGTCAGGGCGAGGCTCCAGCAGTACGGACGGACAGGGTCACACCTGGACACCGGGAATCCATTGGCTGCTGTCGGTAAAGCTGAGATGAACGCCCTCACGGCAGGACCTGGATTGTTCAGGGAAGTCTTCTCCAGAGGTTACTCCGTGATGTTTCGATGTGCGCTG ATGTGTTCCAAAAAAGCAGCTGAGAAGACTGAAGCTCAGCTACTGGGAGTATTTGATTatgcatggaacaaacttcagAATGGTGTGTGTCGTCGCGAAGAAATACTGCTCAAGTTAGAACAGGGAAGCCATAGATTATCTTTGCTTGGCAGAGTTCGGCACTTAAAACAGAGGGTGTTTGGAGAGAAAGCAGGTATAAAGATTAACAGCAGTGGGTCTGTTGAGATTTCATCTGGCAGTATGAAAAATATGCTTCCAAGAGTCCGTGCGTTTGTCGGCTTCAGACCTCATTTAGTTAACTCTGGTGGCGATTTAAACGAGGCAACTGATATTCACCGGAAATGCACATCTCAGGCCAATACTGCTGGTAATAAACAAGCACATAGAAGGTCTGAAGGATACAAGGTGAAAAAGATCGATGTTATTAAACGACGAACTGCGCCGATACGAGAAGCCGAAGCTGTTTGTGGAGTAACGCTAGAAGATGGTTCTTCTTGTTTGGAAGATCCATTGGAAGGAAGAAAGAGGTGTGAGTTGCACAAAGGTAGAAGAGTCAGAGTCGCATACGGTCGCAAAGTATCCTCTTCTAGCTCCACTTGCCAAGTTGCTATTCCAACTGTTGAATCCATACCTCAACAAACTGCTAATCCAAGCAAACCAGATCAAGCATGGCAAACCAGTGCAGACCAGTCCAAAAATCTGTCGACAAATGCAAAGGAGCCATCACGTCAAAGGAACGGCTTCGAAGCAAAGGAGATGAAAATCGGAGAAGCTCCTGCAGAAGATGAAGCATATGGAGCCTCCCATGCAGAATCTCAGTTCCACCAAGATGAGCCTGTTGGAAGAAAGTGGTTTGAGCTGCTCAAAGCACAGAAATCAGCCAGCGCACCATCATCGAGAGGCCAAGGATGTCAGACAAGAGAAGCAAATGACGACGCATCAGCCATATGTGGAGTAGTGACAGATAATGGGTACTGCAAACTGGCACCAGTGACAGGAAGGGAAAGATGCGAGGAGCACAGAGGAATTGAGGTCACTGGTGCTTCATCGGCACCATGTTCCGGAAGGTTGGGATGGCCATCTATCTGTGGAGCTCGAGCATCCGATGGTTCACCTTGCAAGAATCAGCCAATCGCAGGGAGGAAGAGATGTGGGTTGCACAAAGGTCAAAGAGCGTGCTGCGCCTCCACGCCATCCGTCAAATAA
- the LOC123052250 gene encoding uncharacterized protein, with amino-acid sequence MLPPQLPGPAGHLPLALAVTASFAISCSGGSASGRSRRRRRAKPKPIVFPPPPLRRLVSSSLRRLLPRPRPLRGGWLGPRGRRKAPAEDVVLLVLSLALGDRLAVLAEAWRASGLGQALGIWAAVWGRARRRKRASGLRRLAALLLGIAFCALASHFRGAAFLEGLRKTGGGRKLARILLR; translated from the coding sequence ATGCTCCCGCCGCAACTCCCCGGACCCGCCGGGCACCTCCCGCTCGCCCTTGCCGTCACCGCCTCCTTCGCCATCAGCTGCAGCGGTGGCTCCGCCAGCggccgctcccgccgccgccgccgcgcgaagCCCAAGCCCATCGTGTTCCCGCCCCCGCCGCTCCGCCGCCTGgtctcctcctccctccgccgcctcctcccgcgcccGCGCCCCCTCCGCGGCGGATGGCTCGGGCCAAGGGGGAGGCGGAAGGCGCCCGCCGAGGACGTGGTGCTGCTCGTCCTCTCTCTGGCCCTGGGCGACAGGCTCGCCGTCCTCGCTGAGGCCTGGCGCGCGTCGGGCCTGGGCCAGGCGCTCGGCATCTGGGCGGCGGTGTGggggcgagcgaggaggaggaagagggcgagcGGGCTCCGGAGGCTCGCGGCGCTGCTGCTCGGGATCGCGTTCTGCGCGCTGGCGTCGCATTTCAGAGGGGCGGCGTTCCTGGAAGGCCtccggaagacgggcggcggccggaAATTAGCGCGGATTCTCCTGCGGTGA
- the LOC123052248 gene encoding SUMO-activating enzyme subunit 2 produces the protein MASAAAPASEAVKAAKVLMVGAGGIGCELLKTLALSGFSDIHVIDLDTIEVSNLNRQFLFRKSHVGQSKAHVARDAILKFRPNINIESHHANVKDAQFNVDFFKQFNVVLNGLDNLDARRHVNRLCLAAEVPLVESGTTGFLGQVTVHVKGKTECYECQPKPIPKSYPVCTITSTPSKFVHCIVWAKELLFAKLFGDKNQDNDLNVHSKDGSSSKLDVFERDVDEDLDQYAQRIYDHVFGYNIEVALENEETWKNRRRPNPVYIRDTLPEAVKQNGSSWDCSNDHEEPSAMASLGLTNPQEIWTLAENSRVLLEAFKLFFEKREKEIGNLVFDKDDQLAVEFVTAAANIRAHSFGIPLHSLFEAKGVAGNIVHAVATTNAIIAGLIVIEAIKVLQDDYKNYRMTYCLEHPTKKLLLMPVEPFEPNPSCYVCSETPLLLDVNTKVTKLKEVIDKIIKSKLGMNLPLVMIGSTLVFEDGDGLEEDEAANYALNLEKVLAELPAPVINGTKLTVEDFQQELSCSINIKHREEFDEEKEPDGMVLSGWSAPVEKQINSNGENKSAASSSSARATDDTVEDPSKPGMKRKLDELLETKENCDASSSAQVVEDDDDCTMLDGNPALIKKKRLQ, from the exons atggcctccgccgccgcccccgcctcgGAGGCCGTCAAG GCGGCGAAGGTTCTGATGGTCGGGGCTGGAGGCATCGGGTGCGAGCTCCTCAAGACCCTCGCGCTCTCGGGCTTCAGCGACATCCACGTC ATTGACTTGGACACAATTGAGGTCAGCAATCTGAACAGACAGTTTTTGTTTCGGAAGAGTCATGTGGGACAGTCAAAAGCCCAT GTTGCCCGTGATGCTATTCTGAAATTTAGGCCAAATATCAAtatagaatcacaccatgcaaatGTTAAGGATGCCCAGTTCAACGTTGACTTTTTCAAGCAGTTTAATGTAGTTTTGAATGGCCTTGATAACTTGGATGCTAGACGACATGTGAATCGCCTCTGCCTTGCTGCTGAAGTTCCTTTGGTTGAGAGTGGGACCACTGGGTTTCTCGGACAG GTTACCGTTCATGTCAAGGGTAAAACAGAATGCTATGAATGCCAACCTAAGCCTATCCCAAAATCATATCCAGTCTGCACAATTACAAGCACTCCATCAAAG TTTGTCCATTGCATTGTTTGGGCAAAGGAGCTTCTTTTTGCTAAGCTATTTGGTGATAAGAACCAAGATAATGACCTTAATGTGCATTCAAAAGATGGCAGCAGTTCAAAGTTAGATGTATTTGAAAGGGATGTTGACGAAGATCTTGATCAGTATGCTCAGAGGATTTATGATCATGTATTTGGTTATAATATCGAAGTTGCCTTAGAGAATGAAGAAACCTGGAAGAATCGGAGAAGACCAAATCCAGTATACATTAGAGACACATTACCTGAAGCAGTAAAGCAAAATGGTAGCTCGTGGGATTGCAGTAATGATCATGAAGAGCCTTCTGCTATGGCATCTTTAGGTCTTACAAATCCTCAAGAGATATGGACTCTGGCTGAAAATTCAAGAGTGCTTTTGGAGGCTTTTAAATTGTTTTTTGAGAAAAGAGAGAAG GAAATAGGGAACTTGGTTTTTGACAAGGATGACCAGTTAGCAGTTGAGTTTGTTACTGCTGCGGCTAATATCAGAGCTCACTCTTTTGGTATACCACTACATAGCCTATTTGAAGCTAAAGGTGTTGCTGGAAACATAGTTCATGCTGTGGCAACAACAAATGCTATAATAGCTGGTCTCATTGTTATCGAAGCAATCAAAGTTCTCCAGGATGATTACAAGAACTACAG AATGACATATTGTCTTGAACATCCTACAAAGAAGTTGCTCCTGATGCCTGTAGAACCTTTTGAACCTAATCCATCATGCTATGTCTGCTCTGAG ACCCCTCTTCTGCTGGATGTTAACACTAAGGTCACAAAGCTTAAGGAGGTTATCGACAAGATTATAAAAAGCAAACTTGGAATGAACCTACCGTTGGTAATGATTGGCTCTACACTTGTTTTTGAGGATGGCGATGGCTTAGAGGAAGACGAGGCTGCAAACTATGCTTTAAACCTTGAGAAG GTCTTGGCCGAACTGCCAGCTCCAGTTATTAATGGTACAAAGCTTACCGTTGAGGATTTCCAGCAGGAGCTGTCATGCAGCATTAACATCAAGCACAG GGAAGAGTTTGACGAGGAGAAAGAGCCTGACGGAATGGTTTTATCTGGATGGTCAGCTCCGGTGGAGAAACAGATTAATAGTAATGGGGAGAACAAATCGGCAGCCTCTTCATCCAGTGCGCGTGCCACTGATGACACTGTTGAGGATCCATCTAAACCTGGGATGAAGCGCAAGCTGGATGAACTGTTGGAAACAAAGGAAAACTGTGATGCATCCAGTAGTGCTCAGGTTGTTGAAGACGACGATGATTGTACGATGCTCGACGGGAACCCAGCGTTAATCAAGAAAAAGAGATTGCAATAG